The genomic segment TCGCCCAGTCGGCGGATACGCTCTACATCGCTCATCCGCTGCACCCATTGGCCAAGCTCACCCGGTCCAGCCACACCGCGTGGACGATCTCCGACATCGAGATCACCGACGGCCCGTTCCGGCCTATCAACGATGACAACGCTGCGGTGATGCGAATCACCATGACCGGCTTGTGGGCGGTGTCGGGGATCACCAAGGCCAGCCCCGGCGTCGTCACGACGACCGCCCCCCATGACCTTGTCGAAGGAGAATGGGTGTTTCTGAGCGGACTGCTCGGGGGCCAGACCGGCATGGGGTTCCTGAACAGCAAGCGGTTCCAGGTCGGCAACCCGACCGAAACCACCTTCGAGCTGTGGGATTCGATGGGCAATGCCGAGTCAACCGCCAGTCTCAACGCCTATTCTGGCGGCGGCATCGTGGCGCGCTCGATCTCCGTGTTCGGGACCGCCGCGCCGGGAACGCGGGTCGTCGTCACCTGCGATAAGGACGCATTCGAGGTCGGGCATGCCGGGGCGCTGCTCCGGCTGTGGGAAAGTGGCCAGTCGGCGCGCGTTTCCTCGCCCGTTACAGGGTCCAGGATCAAGGTCCCGAAATCGATCACCAACGCCGGCAAGGTGTACGGGATCGACAACCTCTCCGGCCCGGTGGCGACGCTGGAGAACTACCAATTCTTCGAGGAGTGGCAATCGGACTGGCTGCTTCCGACGCACTCGCGCGGCCAGGTCAAGATTTCGGACGGTGCCGGCTACGGCGTAACCGGCAGCAACAGCGTCGACTGCCTCTATCTGCACTCGCTCTATGGCGTCGTGCGGATCGAGGAAATCGTCAGCGCGACCCAGGCGATTGCGGTCGTGGTCCTCAACCATATCCCGAAATCCGCCGTCGACGGGACATCGTTCTGGGAGCACGGCGCCTGGAGCGAGCAGTACGGCTACCCGCGCACGCTCGCCTTCTACGAGCAGCGCTTGTGGGCGGCCGGTTCGGTGCAGGACCCGCAGACGGTGTGGAGCTCGAAAACGGCCGCCTTCGAGAATTGGGCCGACGGCGACGAGGACGATGCGGGTCTTGTGTACGCCATCGCCTCGGAGCGGGTCGACGTGATCCGATGGATGGTCGCCGGAAGGTCTCTCACCATCGGCACCGCGTCGGGCGAGTACACGGTCACCAGCGGCAACCAGGACCAGGCGCTGACGCCGAAGAACTTGCGCGTCACCCGCCAGACCGCGTTCGGCGCCGGTCAGGCCAATGCGATCGCGGTCGGATCGACGCTCTTGTTTGCCCAGCGTCACAGCGCCGTGTCGGGGCCTGCGAAGAAGGTGCGCGAGTTCATCTACTCATTCGATCGCGATGCCTACGTGGCGCCCGACCTCACCATTCTCGCCGAGCACATCACCGGCGAGGGCATCACCGAATTGGCCTACCAGTCGGCGCCGGATTCGATCCTGTGGGCGCGGCGCAGCGACGGCGTGCTGGTCGGCATGACCTACGAGCGCGAGCAGGAGGTCGTCGGCTGGCACAAGCATCCACTGGCGGCAACGGGTCAAGTCAAGAGCCTGTGCGTCATCCCCGGCACCTACGGCGACGATCTGTGGATGCTGGTGGCGCGCACCATCGACGGGTCGACGCGGCACTACGTCGAGACGCTGAGCGCCGGTCTGACCGACGAGACCGAGAAGGAGGATGCGGTCTACCTCGATTGCGCGGCGACCTACGCGGGCGCGTCGACGAGCACGATCTCCGGGCTCTGGCACCTCGAGGGCGAGACGGTCGACGTTTTGAACGACGGCGCGCATGAGGCCGGCAAGACGGTGACGCTCGGGCGGATCACCCTGGACCGGGCGACGACCAAGGCGCACATCGGTCTCAAGTACACGAGCGTCCTGCAGTCGCTCGACATCGAGGCGGGAGCCGCTGCCGGCACCGCGCAAGCCCGCGCCAAGCGGATCAGTCAGGCGTTCGTCAAGGTCCACCGCTCGCTCGGCGGGCGCTGCGGGAGCACGAGCGCCAACGCCAAGGCGATCCTCTATCGTGTGCCAGAGGATGTGATGGATTCGAGCCCGCCGCTCTTTTCCGGCTATCTCGACATCGAAGTCGACAGCGGATGGGAGCGCGCCCAGCAACTCTATGTCGACCACGACGAGCCGTTCCCGTTCCATGTGCTCGCCGCCGTGGTCGAGATCAACACCAGCGGGTGACCTGATATGTGCGGACCTGCCCTCGGTGCCGTATCCTCGCTCGCTGGCGTCGGCATGAGCGCCGTGTCGATGAAAATGCAGATGGACGCCCAGAAGCGCCAGGACCAGGCGACGCTGCTGACCGCGATCGGTCAGGGCAACCAGATGCAGTATAACGCCGACGTGGCGCTGGCCAATGCCGAAACCGCGCGCCGCGAGGGTCAGCGCGAGCAGGAGCGCATGGTCGAGGGCTCGCGGCAGCTTCAATCGACGATCACCGCTCAGGCCGCAAAGGCTGGCGTCAACCCGAATACGGGAAGCGCCGCGCTGGTGGCGAGCGCGGCGCATTCCAACGCCTGGCTCGATTGGATGACGGCCTTGTGGAACAAGGAAACAGAGGCGGTCGCCAGTGAGAACAAGGCTACCGATCTCAGGTATCAGGCCGACTACACGGTGAGGAGCGCGGAGGCGGCGACCGGGCTCAGCGCCGGCTCGAGCTTCGTCAGTGACCTCTACGCGCCGCTGCGCTCCTACAAGGAGCCGCGCTAGATGGTCAAAATCCCGACCTACGAGCGCCAGGTCAGGCCCAACGCGACGCCGATCCCGATGAGCACCGGCGAGGGCTACGAGGCCCCCGGACGCGCTCTCGCCTATCAGGCGAAGCGGATGATGGACGACGCCCAGCACGTCAAGCAGATCGGCGGCATGGTGCAGAGCGTGCTCGGCGCACTCGGATCGCTTGCGGGCAAAGCGGAAGCCGATCGCAACGCGCTCGATATGTACCAGACCAAGGTCGCGCTGGCGGATTTCCAGGGCCAGCAGGACATGGCCCAGATCGACTACGACGCCCAGATCAGCGGCGACGGGCGCGACCACGCGGCGGGACGGCTGCAGAGCTATGACGCGGCGGCCAACGACCTGATGGGCAGGCTGCCGGCCAACGACAAGGCGCGCATACTGGCGAGCGAGCGCGTCGCCGGGCTCCGCTCGCACTACGGCGAGAAGAGCTACATTCAGCAGCAGAAGCACCTTCAGGGCTACTACGACGCCGAGACGACGCGGCTCGTGCAGGAGCGGGTGTTGCCGAACATCACCAGCGACCTCACCAGCGTCGAGGGCGGGCTGAAGGGGATCGACAACATTCTCGCCGACATGCCGGGCGCGACCGAGAAGACGCGGTCGCGGATCAGGGACCAGGCGCTCGATATCGTCTACCGCCATTGGACCGACAAGGCGGGCGCCAACGCGGCGGCGATTGGCGCCAAGATCGTCGAGGAGTTCAGAAGTCGGCCCGAGGCGCCCAAGTCGGCGACGGTGGCCGACGCGCGCGCTCTCTCGGCGCTGGTGCCGATCCACAAAGGCCTGACACGCGGCGACCCTGATCGCAACATCGACGGCCTGACGAAGCCGATGGTGTCGAGCCTCGCCAAGATGCTTAACGACATGCCGCCGGAGATCAGGAAGCACCTTGAGATCAACGAGGCGCATCGCTCGACGGCCTATCAGGCCCGCTTGCGGGAGGCTTACGAGAGTGGCCGCGGCGGGCTGGCGGCGCCGGCCGGGCGCTCGCGGCACAACTTCGGCGAGGCGGTCGATTTCTCGCCGCCCGGCGGCTACGGCTCGAATTACGACCGCAAGGGCTACAATCAGGCGCTCGCCTGGATGTACGCCAACAGCGAGAAATACGGGCTCGTCAACCCCGAGAGCATCCGCGGGCGCGACCCGCATCATTTCCAGCTCGCGCCGGGGGTGAAGGACGGCGGCCCGGTCGAGGTCGCGGCGCGCGGGCTCACCACCTACGCCGGCAACCGGACGCTCTATGACGAGTTCAAGGGCCGCATCGTCGAGAACTATCCGGCGCTGGAGAAGTTCTCGCTCGGGCGCGAGCGGGCGGAGCGCGCCGCCGAGGCCGCGGCGCTGAAAGCCCAGCACCAGGCGATCGAAGGCCAAGCGCTCGATCTATGGAACAAGCAGGAGTTGACAAAGGACTGGGTCGAGAGGAACGGCAGCCTGATGGACCCGAAAGCTTACGGGCGCTGGCTCAGGATGTTCGACAACGTGCCGCGGGTCACCGATCCGCAGGTCTATTCCGGGCTCGCCGAGAAGGCCCACGCCGACCCCGAGCAGGCGGTCAAGGACGCGGCGGACGCTTACGCAAATCGGCAATTGGATGCCGACGGTTACAGAAGCGTGCTGAAGAAAGCACAGCGCGCGCTCGAGCCGACGACGCGGATGCCGCAATGGGCGCGCGAGACGCGCAACGCGGTCAGCAAGATGTTGAAGCCTGACGGCAAGGCCGGCGACGGCGAGCATGCCGCCTACAAGGACGCCCTGGAGAAGTTCGACGCCTACGTCGAGGAGCAGGGCGAGGCGCTGGACCGCAAGGGCCTGACTGGCTTCGCCGACGATCTGGTCAAGGGGCACAAGATGGACGGCGCGCGGGAAAGCCGGAAGGGCCTGCCGATGCCGCGCTTCGGATCGGTCGGGCGCGACGTGATGAGCCTGGAGGCGCTGGAAATCGCCAAGCAGCGCACGGTGGAAGCGTTCAAGGCCGGCAAGATCGACAAAGAGACATTGAGCCGCGAAGCCGGGTTGCTGAAGAAATGGCAAGGGGCACTCGAAGCCCAGGCGGCGGCGGAAGGCAAGCCGGTCAAGCCGAGCGCCCCCGCGGCCCAAGGGGCGAAGCCGGCCGGCGAGGCCGGCAAGCAGACCCGGCCGGCGCTCAAAATCGAGATGAACCCGCAGCAAGAGCAGGCGACGCCCTGATGGTGGACATTCCGCAAGATTCGCAGACAGCCGGAGCCAACATCATGCCCGACGATGCCGGCGCCGATCTCTTGGCCGAGATGGAAAGCAAGCCGCCGACCTCGCTCGACGACGACTATCGCGCCGTGCTCGAGGAGCGCAACTCCGACGACAACCTCAAATGGCTCGAGGATCAGGTCGGACCTCTGGTCGACGAGCAGCCGGTCGAGCCCGAGGGCGCCGGCATCATGGCCACCGCCGGCAAGGTCGCGAAGGACATCGGCGGCGGCCTGATCGAAGGACCGAAGCAGGCCGTCGGTGGCGCGATCGGCGCGGTCAACGAGGCCTGGGATTTGATCGACCAGGCCGCGACGTGGCTCAACCGGAACGTCGCTGACACCCGGCTCGGCACGCTCATGGGCGAGCAGATGACCCCGCCACAGGCGGGACAGGTCGGAGAGCTTCCAAACGTCGGCGCGCCGGAGACGGTGACGGGCGGGTTCGTGCGGAGCATCAGCCAGTTTCTCACCGGCTTCGCGGGCGCCGGCAAAGTGACCGGCATCAAGAATTCGCTGCCCGGCGTGTTCGGCAAATCGATGATTAGCGACTTCGCCGCCTTCGATGGCCAGGAGGCCAATCTCGCCAACGTCATTCAGCAGTTCCCGACCCTGCAAAACCCCGTGACGGAGTTCCTGGCGACCGACCAGGAGACGCCGGAGATGATCGGGCGGATCAAGAACGCCCTGACCGGCCTCGGCGCGGGCGCGGCGCTGGAGCCGTTTGTGCAGGTGCTCCGCGCGTTCCGCGCCGCGCGCAAGGCCAAGGAATTGACCGGCGAAGCCGACTACGCCAGCGCGGCCAAGCGGCTTGCCGAGGCCGGCCCCGATGATCCGACCTTGGGCGCAAACCCGCAGACCGGCGAGCGGATCAGGCAGGCGCTCGGCGACCCCGATGCGCCGCTGGTGCAAGTGCAGGAAGAGATATTCCCGACCGGGGATGCCTATGCGGCCAAGGCGCTGGATAAGACCACGGATGCGGGGGCTGCTGCGGGGGCTCCGCCCCCAAGCCCACCGCGCTCGATCAGCCGCGATCCGCTGCGCCAGACGCTTGCCGATGTCGACCTGGAGTACAAGAACAGCTTCAGCAAGGCTGTGGAGACGCAGGACTGGTCGACCCTCGAGCCGGTCAAGGCCAAGGAACGAGCGGCGAGACGGCAGGTGGCCGCGGCAGTCGAGCGCCGCGCGCAAGCGGTGCGCGCCACCTTGGACGAGGGTGAGGAGGTCGTCTACCACGGAACCGAAACCGACTTCGACGCGTTTGACGCCGGTGCCGCCCGATCGGGCGATGGCGCCTCGGCCCGCGTCGGCTCCGACGTCGTGTTCGTCACCCCGAAATACGAGTTTGCCGATTCGTTCGCCGGCCCCAAGGGCGAGGTCAAGGAATTGGTGCTTGGCCGCGGCAAGTTCTTCAGCGCCGAGAACGAGGCCGACATGGCGGCGCTGGAGCCGTTCATAGCGAGCCGGCCGGATGCCGATGCGTTGCGCGCGAAGATCATGGCCGGAGAGAGTGGCCCGCTCAAGGATTCGTGGGGCGTGCTCGAGAGCCCGGAGCTTGTCGCCGAGATGAAGCGGCTCGGTTACGACGGCGTCAGGATGATCGAGAATTTCGACGATCACGCCGGCCGCAAGCGCACCGCACCGACGCTGGCGGTGTGGAACGCCGACAAGCTGCGCTATGCCTCGGGGCACCGCTTCTGGGGTGGCGATCTGCCGGACCTGCCGCCGCGGCCGACCATCGCGGCGGAGCCGCCCCCGCAAGGCGTTGTCCCGCCAGCCGCTGCCGACGGCGGCGCAATGCAACCGCCTGCCGCCCCTCCTGGCGCAGCGGGCAGCGGAGCCACGCCCCCGCAAGGCCCGCCCCCCGGCGGCGCCCGGCTCGACTTTGGCCCGCGTCAAGTCTACGTCAACCTCGCCCGCATCAACTCGACCGACGACGTGAAGGCCGTCATTACCCAAATGGCCGACGCCTTCGGAGACGACATCGCCAAGGCACAGCGTGGCGTCCGGTCCAATGCCACCACGATCGCTGCCGCTGGCGACGAGAATGCGTGGCAACTCTTGGAGGGCAAGCGCAAGGCCGACGCGCCGAAGGTCGCGACCGCAGAGGAGCAGCTTGTGCTGCGCAATCTGTGGGCGCAATCCGCCGAGACCCTGAAGGGACTCGCCAAGGCCGCCGCCGACGGCGGGCCGGAGGACCTGGTCGCCTTCCGCCGCGCCGTCGAAACGCACCGCATGATCCAGAATACCGTCGTCGGCATCCGCACCGAGACCGCCCGTGCCTTGCAGCAATGGCGCATTCCGGCGGGCGGCTCGAAGGAGATGGAGCGCCAGCTCGCCGACATGCTGGCCAGCACCGGCGGGGAAGCTGTCAGCCGTGACATGGCCGCCAAGGTGGCGTCGCTCGCCGACCACCCGAACGGCGGCCCGTCGCTGGAAAGCTTCGTCGACCGGCTCGGGCGCGGTGCGCAACTGACCGTCGACGTGGTGCGCGAATACTGGATCAACTCCATCCTCAGCGGCCCCAAAACTCACGCCGTCAACATGACGAGCAACGCGGCGGTGTTCTTTCAATCGCTCGGCGAGCGCGCACTCGCCGGGCAGATGGGCGACCTCGTCAACCCCGTCTACGGCGTCAAGCCGGGCGAGGCGAGCGCGATGCTGTACGGGGCCCTCGAAGCGCAGAAGGACGCATGGCGGGCGGCTGCGCACGCACTCAAGACCGGCGAGACCGGCATGGGGCGAACAAAAACGCTGGAGAGCGCGCGCCGCCGCGCGATCAGCTCGGAATCGTTCGGGCTGCCGTCTGATTCGATGCTCGGGCGCGGGCTCGACTACGCCGGCGGCTTCGTCAATATCCCCGGCCGGATGCTGACCGCGGCCGACGACTACTTCAAGATGGTCAACTATCGCGCGCAAATCCATGCCCTCGCGCTGCGTGAGGCGAGCACCGAGATCGAGCGCGGCATCCTGCCGAGAGAGGGCCTGAAGGCCCGCATCGCCGAATTGGTCGACGACCCGCCCGAGCGTTTCCGGCTGATGGCCAACGACTATGCCGCTTACAACACCTTCACCAACGAAGCCGGCCCGGTCGCCAAGGCGGCGATGAAGGTCCGCGACACGGTGCCCGGCGGCTGGCTGGCGATGCCGTTCATCAACACGCCGGCCAATCTGTTCACGTTCGCGTTCGAGCGCAGCCCCGCGGCTCTGATGATGAAAAACCGCTTCTGGGCCGAGGTCCAGGCCGGCGGCGCGCGGCGCGACATGGCGCTCGCCAAGATGGGCCTCGGCACGATGGCCTTCACAGCGGCGTTCGATCTGGCGGTGAACGGTCATGTGACCGGCGGCGGCCCGTCGGGCGACAAGGCAGCGGGCGAGCGCCAAGCCCGCGCCCGTGTCGGCTGGCAGCCCTACTCGATCCGGGTCCAGACCGGCACCGAACCCGACGGCAGCCCGACCTATCGGTATTTCGCCTACAACCGCTTCGATCCGGTCGGCACCCTGTTCGCGAATGCCGCTGATCTTGGCGAATACTTCCTCAATACAGAAGACGGCCGGATCGACACCCGAGACGCCGCAGAACTGGCGGCCATGATGGTGTTCGGCACCGCCGAGAACCTGAAGGACAAGGCATTTTTCCGCGGCTTCGCCGACGCGGTGGCGGCGATCAACAACCCCGAGCGCTACGGTGAGCGCTGGCTGCAGAACGCCGCCGGCGGGTTCGTGCCGACCATCGTCAAGGATGCCGCCCGCGCAATGGACCCTGTTTCACGGGAAACAACGGACCTCGTGTCGGCGCTCAAAAACCGCACGCCTGGCCTCTCCGCCGACCTGCCGCCACGACTCGATTTCTGGGGCAGGCCGCTGCAATTCCAGAGCGGCCTCGGCACCGCCTATGACATTCTGTCGCCCGTCTACTCGCGCTCGACCGGCGGGAAGATGGACCCTGCGGAGAAGGCATTCTTCGAGCTCAAGTATTTCCCGACCCACCCGTCGTCGATCCAGATCGGCGGGCAGTACGTCTCTCTGCGCAACATGCCCGAGATCGAAAACCGGCTGGTCGAGCTGACCAACGCCAAGGCGTCCGACCTCGTGGCCGAGAACACTGATGCGCTGATGGAGCAGAGGGGCGGCGGGCGCGCGGCACTCCGCCGGCTCGAGGACCGCGGCGACATGACCTTGCGCGAGGCGCTGAATGTGACCGTTTCCTCGCCCGAGTTCGCAGAGGCCGACCCCGAGGAACGTCAGGACATGATGTCCGACGTACTCTCCGACTACCGCCGCGCCGCCAAGCTGCAAGTGCTGCGTGAGTTCCCGCGTCTCAAGGAAATCCGCGAATCGATCCCGCCGCGCGGGACCGGGGCTCAACTCCCCTACTAGGGACACCCACACATGGCCGTTTCCACCGCCTACACCCCGTTGAGCTTCAATGGGAACGGGAGCACGACCGCGTTCGCGGTGTCGTGGCCGTTCTTCTCCGGCAGCCTCCTCGTCACGCTCGTTTCCTCGACCGGCGTCGAGACGGTCAAGACGATTTCCACCCACTACACGGTTTCCGGCGGCAGCGATGCCGACGGGCTGCCGGCGACCGGCACCGTGACTATGCTGACCGCCCCGGCCTCGGGCGAGGTCCTGAAGATCGAGCGCGTCACCCCGCGCACCCAGCCGACCGCGTTCACCAACGGCGGCGCGTTCCCGGCCAAGACCATCGAGGCCGCGTTCGACAAGGCGCTGCTCGTCACCCAGGAGGCGCTGGCCGACAGCGACGCCGGGATGCAGCTCATCAGCGCCGGGGCGACGGACTATTGGGACGCGGAAAGCGCGATCATCCGCAACGTCGCCGACGGCACCGCCGCCAACGACGCCGTCAACCTGGCCCAGCTTCAGGCCGCGCAACTCGGGATCGCCGCGTTCGAAAACCAGGACCAGGGCGCGCTGGTCTACTTCGACGGCACTACCTGGCTCGGCCTCGCCCCCGGCACCAGCGGCAAGTTTCTGAAGACGCAGGGTGCCGGTGCCAATCCGATCTGGGAAACGATCCCAGGTGGTGGCGACATGCTGGCGGCGAACAACCTCTCAGACGTGGCCAATGCGGCGACGGCCAGAACCAATCTCGGGCTGGCGATCGGGACCAATGTTCAGGCCTACGACGCTGAGCTGGCCGCCATTGCCGGGCTCGTCAGCGCCGCCGACAAGGTCGCCTACTTCACCGGCTCGGGGACCGCCGCGCTCGCCGATCTGCCCGCCTTCGGAAGGACCCTGATCGCCAACGCCTCGGCAGCGGACGCCCGCACCGATCTCGGGCTGGTGATCGGGACCGACGTGCAAGCCTATGACGCTGAGCTTGCGGCGCTCGCCGGGCTGACCTCGGCGGCCGACAAGGTGGCGTATTTCACCGGGGCCGGCACGGCGGCACTCGCCGATCTGCCGTCGTTCGGGCGAACGCTGATCGCCAATACGACCGCCGCCGACGCCCGCACCGACCTCGGCGTCATCATCGGCAGCGACGTTCAGGCCTATGACGCGACGCTGGCCTCGATCGCCGCGCTCGGCACCGCCGCCGACAAGATGCTCTACACGACCGCGCTCGACACCTGGTCGGAGACCGACATCACCACGTTCGCGCGGTCGATCCTCGATGATGCCGACGAGGCGACCTTCAAGGCGACCGTCAACTTGGAGATCGGTACCGATGTGCAGGCCTATGACGCCGACCTCAGCGCGATCGCAGGGCTGTCTTCGGCCGGGTTTGTGGTGCGCACCGGCGCCGGCACCGCAGCGGCACGCACCATCGCCGCCGGCTCGGCGATCGCGCTGACCAACGGCGACGGCGTGTCCGGTAATGCCTCCGTCGCGCTCGATATAACGGGCCTTGCCGACCGGCCGGCGTTCGGGTCGGGCGACAAGCTCGTCATCAACCGCTCCGGCTCGTACTACAAGATCGATTACGACGATCTGCCGGGTGCCGGCGCCGGCATCTCCGCCGCCTACGCCAATGTGACCGACGGCACCACGACCGCGGCGGCGAGCGGGTCGGACACCTTCAAGCTCCGCGTCGGCACCGGGATGACGGTCGCGGTCACCAACAACGACGCCACCCACGGCGACAACGCGCTGTTCTCGCTCGACGCCGAGTTGACCGCGCTCGCCGGGCTGACCTCGGCGGCCGACGCGCTGCCCTACTTCACCGGCTCGGGTACGGCGTCGACCACGACCTTGACCGCCTATGCCCGCTCGCTGCTCGATGACGCAGACGAAGCGACGTTCAAGGCGACGGTGAATTTGGAAACCGGCGTCGACGTGCAGGCCTGGGATACGCTGCTCGACAGCCTAGCGGCGCTTTCGGACCCGAACGCCGACCGCGGCGTGTTCTGGGACGATTCGGCCGGCGCGCTGGCGTGGCTAACCTATGGTGACGGGCTCGGCGTCTCCGGCACGACGCTGGCGGCGAAGTTCGTGCAGGAAGTTTCTACCAGCTACGCGACTTATTCGAGCACGACTACGCAAATGCCTGCCGACAATACGATCCCGCAAAATACCGAGGGCGCGGAGATCATGTCGGTTGCGATCACGCCAAAAAGCACGACCAACAAGCTCAGGATAGACGTCACCGTGAATTGCACGTCGTCTGGCATCATCGCTGGCGTGATTGGGCTATTTCAGGACTCTACGGCTAATGCCATTGCTGCGGCGTTTGTGTCGCCAACCAACGCGGCCTATGGAATGTGTATCCACCTTAGCCATGTGATGGACGCCGGAACGACGGCAAGCACAACGTTCAAGGTGCGTGCAGGCCCTGGTTCTGCGGGAACGCTGTATATCAACGGCTATTCAGGAGGAGGTCTATTTGGCGGCGTAATGAAGTGCACGATGACGATCACGGAGTACACGCCATGATCATGAACGCGCTCGCAAATATGGGCGTATCCGCATTCTGTACCGGCGCCGAGCCGGTAACCGAGCAGGATTACCTGGCCCGCGTTCGCGTGTCCGGCGCCCGCCCGCCGTGGTCCGATGTGCAGGCGGTCGCGTTTGGACTCCGCCGGGAGCGGACGTGGGTGGCGATCCAATCTGCGGCGCGGGCGCGGCGCGCCGAGATCGACCCCAATGCCGATGTCAACGCGCTCAAGGGGGCGCTCGCGCTCAACGCCAACGACGATACCCGCCCCGCTGAGCGCGACGAGGCGCGCCGGCTGCTCGACTCCTACGCTGCCTCCCGGGGCGAAAGCGGCTGGGCCGAGACGGCGGCCAAGATTATCGCCGCCCGCAACGCTTGGGCAAACCGGATCATCGGCATTGCAATGCTCGAAGACGCCTCGTGGCGGGCTCTCGAGCAGGCAACGACCGCCGACCAGGTCGCCGAGATCGAGCGCCAGATCACCGAGGCGATCAGGGGAGTGTGACATGCTCAACGAACGGTCGCTCCGCAACCTCGAGGGCGTGCATCCCGACCTCGTTCGCGTCGTGCACCGCGCCGCCGAGACGGAATCCTTCATCGTCACCGAGGGGCTTCGCAATCTCGAGCGCCAGCGCATCCTGAAGACGGCCGGCAAGAGCTGGACGCTCAACAGCCGCCACCTGACCGGCCACGCCGTTGACGTGGTCGATCCTGATGGCCGCTACGACATCCCCGACCTTGATCGGATCGCGATCGCCATGAAGGCCGCGGCGAAGGAGTTGAACGTCCAGATCGTGTGGGGCGGGGATTGGAAGTCGAGAGATACCCCACACTTCGAGCTCGACCGCAAGGCGTATCCGGCCGACGGCATCAGCACCGGGCAGAAGGTCGCCGAGAAGGCGGTCGATGCCGTGACATCGAAGCCCGGCCTCATTGTTGCCGGAGGCGGCGCCGCGACGACGCTCCCCGCTCCGCCCGATCTGACCCCGTATCTCGGCTGGCAGGCGTTCGGTGAGACCGTCGTCAACCTCGGATCGTGGGCGGTGTCAAAGCCGCTGATGACGGGGGCGCTGGTGTTGTTCATGGGGTTGCTGGCGTTCGCGCCACAGCTCCGGAGGTTCCTGCCATGAACGATTTTTTTCTGTCCCCAATTGTGCGCATACTGTCCGGGTTGTTCGCCGTTGGGTTGTTTCTGACCGCGTTCGCGTTGCGTGACCAAGCAATCGAACGGCGGGGAGCCGACAAGGCCGTCGCCAAAATCGAGAAGGCGACCCATGAAACCGTTTCCAAGGCTCATCGCGCTGGCAAGCGTTCTCAGTCTGGCGACGGGGTGCTCAACCCCTATTACCGCGACTGACGCCGGCAAGGTCGCTGTTGCGATCGGCCACGTCCCGCCATCGAGGCGCGACACCTGCGAGACGCAGAAGGCGCTCGCCGCCCAATCCTCCCGTATCGATACCATCGTTGAGGGCAAGGAAGTCGTCTACAAGGCCCCGCCCTGCGATACCGGCAAGCCGCCCCCGAAGACGAGCTAGGCAATGATCGATGACCTCAAACTGGCCGCCCTGGCTGGCGCAGTCGCTTTGGAGCTGGACCACCCACGCCGAGGGAAGGATCAAGGTTCTGGAAGCCGACAACGTGACCGCGAAGCACGAACGCCGAGCCCTTGCCCGCAGGCTCAAATGGATGGAACGGGGGCTCCAAGCTGTCGCAACTATCGGCCTTACGGTTCTGGCGACGCTTGCGCCTACCAAGGCCGATCAGATCGCGTCATTGATCTTGCGCCTTCTGCGACCATGAAACGCCGCTGGCGGCTAATCTCATACTATGCCCTGGCTGTGGTCGCATGGGCGGTAACGTTGGTGCTGATCGAGTTGCTTAAG from the Pseudomonadota bacterium genome contains:
- a CDS encoding M15 family metallopeptidase yields the protein MLNERSLRNLEGVHPDLVRVVHRAAETESFIVTEGLRNLERQRILKTAGKSWTLNSRHLTGHAVDVVDPDGRYDIPDLDRIAIAMKAAAKELNVQIVWGGDWKSRDTPHFELDRKAYPADGISTGQKVAEKAVDAVTSKPGLIVAGGGAATTLPAPPDLTPYLGWQAFGETVVNLGSWAVSKPLMTGALVLFMGLLAFAPQLRRFLP
- a CDS encoding phage tail fiber protein, which gives rise to MAVSTAYTPLSFNGNGSTTAFAVSWPFFSGSLLVTLVSSTGVETVKTISTHYTVSGGSDADGLPATGTVTMLTAPASGEVLKIERVTPRTQPTAFTNGGAFPAKTIEAAFDKALLVTQEALADSDAGMQLISAGATDYWDAESAIIRNVADGTAANDAVNLAQLQAAQLGIAAFENQDQGALVYFDGTTWLGLAPGTSGKFLKTQGAGANPIWETIPGGGDMLAANNLSDVANAATARTNLGLAIGTNVQAYDAELAAIAGLVSAADKVAYFTGSGTAALADLPAFGRTLIANASAADARTDLGLVIGTDVQAYDAELAALAGLTSAADKVAYFTGAGTAALADLPSFGRTLIANTTAADARTDLGVIIGSDVQAYDATLASIAALGTAADKMLYTTALDTWSETDITTFARSILDDADEATFKATVNLEIGTDVQAYDADLSAIAGLSSAGFVVRTGAGTAAARTIAAGSAIALTNGDGVSGNASVALDITGLADRPAFGSGDKLVINRSGSYYKIDYDDLPGAGAGISAAYANVTDGTTTAAASGSDTFKLRVGTGMTVAVTNNDATHGDNALFSLDAELTALAGLTSAADALPYFTGSGTASTTTLTAYARSLLDDADEATFKATVNLETGVDVQAWDTLLDSLAALSDPNADRGVFWDDSAGALAWLTYGDGLGVSGTTLAAKFVQEVSTSYATYSSTTTQMPADNTIPQNTEGAEIMSVAITPKSTTNKLRIDVTVNCTSSGIIAGVIGLFQDSTANAIAAAFVSPTNAAYGMCIHLSHVMDAGTTASTTFKVRAGPGSAGTLYINGYSGGGLFGGVMKCTMTITEYTP